The Haloplanus sp. CK5-1 genome contains a region encoding:
- a CDS encoding M20/M25/M40 family metallo-hydrolase: MTCEPPASHTRPAPLTGRGSCRPTGGRAPPGRAAGVVRRVERRTRRAELAADREGVDVEYEDRMWADPVQFADACLGAIDDAADRLGYDSVRLFSGAGHDATHMADLMDTGMVFARSENGTSHNESEFTSWGDCYRATDTFANAALDLATA; the protein is encoded by the coding sequence ATAACTTGCGAACCCCCGGCGAGCCACACGCGACCGGCCCCGCTCACGGGTCGGGGTAGCTGTCGGCCCACGGGCGGACGCGCTCCCCCCGGACGAGCCGCCGGCGTTGTTCGACGTGTCGAACGGCGTACTCGTCGGGCCGAACTGGCCGCCGACCGCGAGGGGGTCGACGTCGAGTACGAGGACCGCATGTGGGCCGACCCGGTGCAGTTCGCTGACGCCTGTCTCGGGGCCATCGACGACGCCGCCGACCGACTCGGGTACGACAGCGTGCGCCTCTTCAGCGGTGCCGGTCACGATGCGACGCATATGGCCGACCTGATGGACACCGGGATGGTGTTCGCCCGCTCCGAGAACGGAACGAGCCACAACGAGTCCGAGTTCACCAGTTGGGGCGACTGCTACCGGGCCACCGACACGTTCGCGAACGCGGCTCTGGATCTAGCGACGGCGTGA
- a CDS encoding peroxiredoxin yields MSEEFPLPDDLPEPTDDGAADHLPGATVPSVPLPATDGRTVDLSSVSGRTVVYCYPKTGRPDRDVIPDGWEEIPGARGCTPESRGFRGRYHDLQDRGVAEVFGLSVQSSDYQREARDRLDLPFELLSDEDGEFADRLDLPTFEAGGERLLERLTLVLSDGRIDHVFYPVFPPDDHADEVVRWLDGRSSG; encoded by the coding sequence GTGAGCGAAGAGTTTCCACTCCCGGACGACCTTCCGGAACCGACGGACGACGGTGCGGCGGATCACCTTCCGGGGGCGACCGTACCCTCGGTCCCGCTCCCGGCGACGGACGGGCGGACGGTCGACCTGTCGAGCGTCTCCGGCCGGACCGTCGTCTACTGTTATCCGAAGACGGGGCGCCCGGACCGGGACGTGATCCCGGACGGGTGGGAGGAGATACCGGGTGCGAGAGGCTGTACACCCGAATCCCGCGGGTTTCGCGGGCGCTATCACGACCTCCAAGACCGGGGAGTGGCCGAGGTCTTTGGACTCTCGGTGCAGTCGAGTGACTACCAGCGGGAGGCCCGGGATCGGCTCGACCTCCCGTTCGAACTGCTCAGCGACGAGGACGGGGAGTTCGCCGACCGACTCGACCTGCCGACCTTCGAGGCCGGCGGGGAGCGCTTGCTCGAACGGCTGACACTCGTCCTCTCGGACGGCCGGATCGACCACGTCTTCTACCCCGTCTTTCCGCCGGACGACCACGCGGACGAGGTGGTCCGGTGGCTGGACGGCCGGTCGTCGGGGTGA
- a CDS encoding acetylglutamate/acetylaminoadipate kinase has product MTVVVKIGGAKAVDPAGAVADVADLVAEDEPVVVVHGGSTAVDDLLDRLGIDSTYVETPDGVVGRFTDEATMEAFTMAMGRVNNDLVATMREAGVDAVGLSGVDGGLVTGARKSAVRVIEDGKKKIKRGDHSGTIESVNADLLERLLGDGYTPVAGPPMLADDGVPVNTDADRMAAAVAGALGGRLVVLTDVAGVYADPDDPSTLIESVTTPAEYDALTDAAEGFMIKKVMAATEALERGATEVVVADANADAPVTAALGESGTHIHASALEDS; this is encoded by the coding sequence ATGACCGTAGTGGTGAAGATCGGCGGCGCGAAGGCGGTCGACCCCGCGGGCGCCGTCGCGGACGTGGCCGACCTCGTCGCCGAGGACGAACCCGTCGTCGTCGTCCACGGCGGGTCGACCGCCGTCGACGACCTGCTGGATCGACTGGGGATCGACTCCACGTACGTCGAGACGCCGGACGGCGTCGTCGGCCGGTTCACCGACGAGGCGACGATGGAAGCGTTCACCATGGCGATGGGACGGGTGAACAACGACCTCGTCGCGACGATGCGGGAGGCGGGCGTCGACGCCGTGGGGCTCTCCGGCGTCGACGGCGGCCTCGTCACCGGCGCGCGGAAGTCGGCGGTGCGCGTGATCGAGGACGGCAAGAAGAAGATCAAACGGGGCGATCACTCGGGGACGATCGAGTCGGTGAACGCCGACCTGCTGGAGCGTCTGCTCGGGGACGGCTACACGCCCGTCGCGGGGCCGCCGATGCTGGCCGACGACGGCGTGCCGGTGAACACGGACGCCGACCGGATGGCCGCGGCCGTCGCCGGCGCACTCGGCGGCCGGCTGGTCGTTCTCACGGACGTGGCCGGCGTGTACGCCGACCCCGACGACCCGTCGACGCTGATCGAATCGGTGACCACCCCCGCGGAGTACGACGCGCTGACCGACGCTGCGGAGGGCTTTATGATCAAGAAGGTAATGGCCGCGACGGAGGCGTTGGAGCGGGGGGCGACCGAGGTGGTCGTCGCCGACGCCAACGCCGACGCGCCCGTCACGGCCGCACTGGGCGAAAGCGGTACACACATCCACGCGAGCGCACTGGAGGACTCATGA
- a CDS encoding aspartate aminotransferase family protein has product MSGFVFSEKPIGIERGEGAHLYADDGTEYLDFGASYAVASVGHSHPRVVDAVKSQVEDLIYVQASYPVAARTELYEKLATVSPPGLDNVWLCNSGTEANEAAMKFARNATGREKIVATRRGFHGRTLGALAMTWKDKYKEPFEPLAGGVEFVSYGDGEELAEAVDEETAAVFLEPVQGEGGIHPASTAYLERAREVTEETGAALVFDEIQTGVGRTGTLWAAEGAGVEPDILTTAKGIASGLPLGATVCADWIADADPEHGSTFSGGPVVCAAANATLDVVVEENLPTHAADVGGYLMESIEDADLPVREVRGQGLMIGVEVKRGANRLLRDLALEEQVLALPAGRTVLRLLPPLTIGEDEADSFVASLEAVLE; this is encoded by the coding sequence ATGAGCGGATTCGTCTTCTCGGAGAAACCAATCGGCATCGAACGCGGCGAGGGGGCACACCTCTACGCCGACGACGGCACCGAGTACCTGGACTTCGGCGCGAGTTACGCCGTCGCGTCCGTGGGACACAGTCACCCGCGGGTCGTCGACGCGGTCAAATCGCAGGTCGAGGACCTCATCTACGTCCAGGCGTCGTACCCGGTCGCGGCGCGGACGGAACTGTACGAGAAGTTGGCGACGGTGTCGCCGCCGGGACTGGACAACGTCTGGCTCTGTAACTCGGGAACGGAGGCCAACGAGGCCGCGATGAAGTTCGCCCGCAACGCCACGGGGCGGGAGAAGATCGTCGCCACCCGCCGTGGGTTCCACGGGCGCACGCTCGGCGCGCTGGCGATGACGTGGAAGGACAAGTACAAGGAGCCGTTCGAACCGCTCGCGGGCGGGGTCGAGTTCGTCTCCTACGGGGACGGCGAGGAACTCGCCGAGGCGGTCGACGAGGAGACGGCGGCGGTCTTCCTCGAACCCGTCCAGGGGGAGGGCGGGATCCACCCCGCGTCGACGGCGTACTTAGAGCGGGCACGCGAGGTGACCGAGGAGACCGGCGCTGCGCTCGTCTTCGACGAGATCCAGACCGGTGTCGGCCGCACGGGGACGCTGTGGGCCGCCGAGGGCGCGGGCGTCGAACCGGACATCCTCACGACGGCGAAGGGAATCGCCAGCGGCCTCCCTCTGGGTGCGACCGTCTGTGCGGACTGGATCGCGGACGCCGACCCCGAACACGGATCGACGTTCAGTGGCGGGCCCGTGGTGTGTGCGGCCGCCAACGCCACCCTCGATGTCGTCGTCGAGGAGAACCTCCCGACCCACGCCGCCGACGTGGGAGGGTACCTGATGGAGTCCATCGAGGACGCCGACCTCCCCGTGCGCGAGGTTCGGGGGCAGGGGCTGATGATCGGCGTCGAGGTGAAACGGGGGGCCAACCGCCTCCTGCGGGATCTGGCACTCGAGGAACAGGTACTCGCCCTGCCTGCCGGCCGGACCGTCCTCAGACTGCTGCCGCCCCTGACGATCGGGGAGGACGAGGCCGACAGCTTCGTCGCGTCGCTGGAGGCGGTGCTGGAATGA
- a CDS encoding [LysW]-lysine hydrolase, producing the protein MTVSETGEAESSAAQRLLVDLVETPSPSGEEDAAAERLVEFFEGHDREVWRDEVGNVHAPADDAVLLTSHIDTVPGDIPVEIDEGADGERSLWGRGSVDATGSLAAMAVAAVETGVSFLGVVGEEVDSRGARHVIESDRPEPGVVVNGEPSGWTGITLGYRGLLAGTYVATSESGHTSRPENNAIQDAMDWWSRVEEEFDPDEYLPVFEQVTCKPTEFEGGTSVDGLSVEATMEVQFRVPPEYTVDDVREMADGQLNGGTVHWYDAVPPVMESPRTDVARAFRGAIRNAGGDPRLLRKTGTADMNVFASTWDCPMVTYGPGDSDLDHAPDEHLPLAEYDRAIEVLVDACERLRGDDG; encoded by the coding sequence ATGACGGTCAGCGAGACGGGCGAGGCGGAGTCGAGCGCCGCCCAACGACTCCTCGTCGACCTGGTCGAGACCCCCTCGCCTTCGGGCGAGGAGGACGCCGCGGCCGAACGGCTCGTCGAGTTCTTCGAGGGCCACGACCGCGAGGTGTGGCGCGACGAGGTGGGGAACGTCCACGCACCGGCGGACGACGCCGTCCTCCTGACCTCTCACATCGACACCGTGCCGGGCGACATCCCCGTCGAGATCGACGAGGGCGCGGACGGCGAGCGATCGCTGTGGGGCCGCGGGAGCGTCGACGCAACCGGGTCGCTGGCGGCGATGGCCGTCGCCGCGGTGGAGACGGGCGTGAGTTTCCTCGGCGTCGTCGGCGAGGAGGTCGACTCCCGGGGCGCACGCCACGTGATCGAGAGCGACCGGCCCGAACCCGGCGTGGTCGTCAACGGCGAGCCCAGCGGGTGGACGGGCATCACGCTCGGCTACCGGGGACTGCTGGCGGGGACGTACGTCGCCACCAGCGAGTCGGGACACACCTCCCGCCCGGAGAACAACGCGATCCAGGACGCGATGGACTGGTGGTCGCGGGTCGAAGAGGAGTTCGACCCCGACGAGTATCTGCCCGTCTTCGAGCAGGTGACCTGCAAGCCCACCGAGTTCGAGGGTGGCACCAGCGTCGACGGCCTTTCCGTCGAGGCGACGATGGAGGTGCAGTTCCGCGTCCCGCCGGAGTACACCGTCGACGACGTCCGCGAGATGGCGGACGGCCAACTCAACGGCGGCACCGTCCACTGGTACGACGCGGTCCCGCCGGTGATGGAGAGCCCGCGGACGGACGTCGCCCGGGCGTTCCGGGGGGCCATCAGAAACGCGGGCGGCGACCCCCGCCTCCTCCGGAAGACGGGGACGGCGGACATGAACGTCTTCGCGTCGACGTGGGACTGCCCGATGGTCACGTACGGCCCCGGGGATTCGGACCTCGACCACGCGCCGGACGAACACCTCCCGCTGGCCGAGTACGACCGCGCCATCGAGGTGTTGGTCGACGCCTGCGAGCGCCTGCGGGGTGACGACGGATGA
- a CDS encoding argininosuccinate synthase, whose translation MTRVALAFSGGLDTTVCVPLLEEEWGYDEVVGVTVDVGQPEAEFAEAEETAEALDLEHHVVDARAEFASMCLESVRANATYQGYPLGTALARPVIAEAILEVAEENDCDAVAHGCTGKGNDQLRFEAVWRASDLDVIAPVRELGLTREWEIEYADEKNLPVEGGNEGVWSIDTNLWSRSVEGGDLERPGHVPGEEIYEWTRSPAGDTEEVEITFENGYPVAVDGEEMDPIGLIDHLNDVAGEYGVGRTDMMEDRMLGLKVRENYEHPAATTLLNAHETLESLVLTKEERDFKRLVDDEWSQKGYEGLVDAPLMGALEAFIDATQTRVTGTVTIRFEGGQARPVGRDSDYAVYDESFASFNTEDVGSITQADATGVAKYHGFQERLAAKVLAKAKGNENEALTDGAGAE comes from the coding sequence ATGACACGTGTGGCACTCGCGTTCTCCGGCGGACTCGACACGACAGTATGCGTCCCGCTCCTCGAAGAGGAGTGGGGGTACGACGAGGTCGTCGGCGTCACGGTCGACGTCGGCCAGCCCGAAGCGGAGTTCGCGGAGGCCGAGGAGACGGCCGAGGCGTTGGATCTGGAGCACCACGTCGTGGACGCGCGGGCGGAGTTCGCGTCGATGTGTCTCGAATCCGTGCGGGCGAACGCCACCTACCAGGGCTACCCGCTGGGGACGGCGCTGGCGCGGCCGGTCATCGCGGAGGCCATCCTCGAGGTGGCCGAGGAGAACGACTGCGACGCAGTCGCCCACGGCTGTACGGGCAAGGGCAACGACCAACTCCGGTTCGAGGCGGTGTGGCGCGCCTCGGACCTCGACGTCATCGCGCCCGTGCGCGAACTCGGCCTGACCCGCGAGTGGGAGATCGAGTACGCCGACGAGAAGAACCTGCCAGTGGAGGGCGGCAACGAGGGCGTCTGGAGCATCGACACGAACCTGTGGAGCCGGTCGGTCGAGGGCGGCGACCTCGAACGCCCCGGCCACGTCCCGGGCGAGGAGATCTACGAGTGGACGCGCTCGCCGGCCGGCGACACCGAGGAGGTCGAGATCACCTTCGAGAACGGCTATCCGGTCGCCGTCGACGGCGAGGAGATGGACCCGATCGGCCTGATCGACCACCTCAACGACGTCGCCGGCGAGTACGGCGTCGGCCGGACGGACATGATGGAAGACCGGATGCTCGGTCTGAAGGTGCGCGAGAACTACGAGCATCCGGCGGCGACGACGCTGCTGAACGCCCACGAGACCCTGGAGAGCCTCGTACTCACGAAAGAGGAGCGTGACTTCAAGCGCCTCGTCGACGACGAGTGGTCTCAAAAGGGGTACGAGGGACTGGTCGACGCGCCGCTGATGGGGGCGCTGGAGGCCTTCATCGACGCGACCCAGACCCGCGTGACGGGGACGGTGACGATCCGGTTCGAGGGCGGCCAGGCCCGCCCGGTCGGCCGGGACAGCGACTACGCGGTGTACGACGAGTCCTTCGCCTCGTTCAACACGGAGGACGTGGGGTCGATTACGCAGGCTGACGCGACGGGCGTCGCGAAGTACCACGGCTTCCAGGAGCGTCTGGCGGCGAAGGTGCTCGCGAAGGCCAAAGGGAACGAGAACGAAGCGCTGACCGACGGCGCGGGAGCGGAGTGA
- a CDS encoding DUF6789 family protein — translation MATETKSAVAAEISSGNWQAGVVGGVVGALAMGGLVLAMNAPTLAVAIPSLYALAPPPNPGLGMVVHVSHGAVLGVAFAAAVGALDPKSTGKVVGLGVAWGVATWVVLAALLMPLWLSAVGSPASPPFPNFAPPSLLWHVVYGGVLGGVYAATADAL, via the coding sequence ATGGCAACAGAAACCAAATCAGCGGTAGCGGCGGAGATATCGAGCGGTAACTGGCAGGCTGGCGTGGTCGGCGGCGTGGTCGGCGCGTTGGCGATGGGTGGTCTCGTTCTCGCGATGAACGCGCCGACGCTCGCGGTGGCGATTCCCTCGCTGTACGCGCTCGCGCCGCCTCCGAACCCGGGATTGGGGATGGTCGTCCACGTCTCCCACGGCGCGGTGCTCGGCGTCGCGTTCGCGGCGGCCGTCGGCGCGCTCGATCCGAAATCGACCGGGAAGGTCGTCGGTCTGGGTGTCGCCTGGGGCGTCGCGACGTGGGTCGTCCTGGCGGCGTTGCTCATGCCCCTGTGGCTGAGCGCCGTCGGCTCGCCCGCCTCGCCGCCGTTCCCCAACTTCGCGCCGCCCTCGCTGCTGTGGCACGTCGTCTACGG
- a CDS encoding amidase, whose protein sequence is MTLDSTRMTAADIVDRVRNGTCSPTALVDSVLDRIHERNDRTNAFVTITDDLARRMAADAERAMDRGDPLGPLHGVPVAIKDLDDVAGVRTTSGSLLFEDHVADADDPFVTRLKEAGAVIVGKTNTPEFALGTTTDNRVAGPTGTPFDPDRVSGGSSGGSAAALGDGLVPIAQGSDVGGSIRTPASFCGVFGLKPTYGLVPIVDRPNAFATHTPMFHTGPMARTVEDAAIMLDVMAGVHPRDPFSVPTRTDHHAAVDRPIDDLTIAYSPGLGTYPVDPAVRETLDDAVSAFERAGATVDRVDPDLGHDRDAILDAYYTMATVLWESLFDDLERQGFDPRGDDRDRLRPYLVDLVVEADTPTMREYERADIVRTDVFDGLQDCFEEYDLIVSATLGTTPFPHGDEPHEIDGEAVEPFRGWVLTQPYNFTGQPAASVPAGFVDGLPVGMQVAAPRFADADVLAASAAFERVRPWADRYPA, encoded by the coding sequence ATGACACTAGATTCCACACGGATGACGGCCGCTGATATCGTCGACCGGGTCCGGAACGGTACGTGTTCGCCGACTGCACTCGTCGACTCCGTCCTCGACCGTATCCACGAGCGCAACGACCGGACGAACGCCTTCGTCACGATCACGGACGACCTCGCGCGTCGAATGGCGGCGGACGCCGAGCGGGCGATGGACCGGGGCGACCCCCTGGGACCGCTCCACGGCGTCCCGGTGGCGATCAAGGACCTCGACGACGTCGCGGGCGTCCGGACGACCTCCGGATCGCTCCTCTTCGAGGATCACGTCGCGGACGCCGACGATCCGTTCGTCACCCGTCTGAAGGAGGCGGGTGCGGTCATCGTCGGGAAGACGAACACGCCGGAGTTCGCCCTCGGAACCACGACGGACAATCGGGTGGCCGGCCCCACGGGAACGCCGTTCGACCCCGACCGGGTCTCCGGTGGGTCGTCCGGTGGGTCGGCGGCGGCGCTCGGGGACGGACTGGTGCCGATCGCACAGGGATCCGACGTCGGTGGCTCGATACGGACGCCGGCGAGTTTCTGTGGCGTCTTCGGGCTGAAACCGACCTACGGACTGGTTCCGATCGTCGATCGACCGAACGCCTTCGCCACCCACACGCCGATGTTTCACACGGGCCCCATGGCTCGGACCGTCGAGGACGCCGCGATCATGCTGGACGTGATGGCGGGCGTCCACCCGCGCGACCCCTTTTCGGTGCCGACACGGACCGACCACCACGCCGCCGTCGACCGACCGATCGACGACCTCACGATCGCCTACAGCCCCGGTCTGGGGACCTATCCGGTCGACCCCGCGGTCCGGGAGACGTTGGACGACGCCGTCTCCGCCTTCGAACGGGCGGGCGCGACCGTCGACAGGGTCGATCCGGACTTGGGTCACGATCGGGACGCGATCCTCGACGCCTACTACACGATGGCGACCGTCCTCTGGGAGTCGCTCTTCGACGACCTCGAGAGGCAGGGGTTCGACCCCCGCGGCGACGACCGGGACCGTCTGCGCCCGTACCTCGTCGACCTCGTCGTTGAGGCGGACACCCCGACGATGCGGGAGTACGAGCGCGCGGACATCGTCCGAACCGACGTCTTCGACGGCCTCCAGGACTGCTTCGAGGAGTACGACCTCATCGTGTCCGCGACGCTCGGGACGACGCCGTTCCCACACGGCGACGAACCGCACGAGATCGACGGCGAGGCGGTCGAACCGTTCCGAGGGTGGGTCCTCACGCAACCGTACAACTTCACGGGACAACCGGCCGCGTCCGTCCCCGCCGGGTTCGTCGACGGGCTCCCGGTCGGGATGCAGGTCGCAGCCCCGCGGTTCGCCGACGCCGACGTCCTCGCGGCGAGTGCCGCGTTCGAACGTGTTCGTCCGTGGGCCGACCGCTACCCCGCCTGA
- the lysX gene encoding lysine biosynthesis protein LysX, translated as MHVGLLYSRIRRDEKLLLSELRDRDHEVTKIDVRKERFNISEPPAAFEDVDVAVDRCLATSRSRYVTRFLDAYDVPVVNGADTAELCADKVKNSLVLDAAGVPTPNTDVAFTTDSALESIEDFGYPCVLKPVIGSWGRLMAKVESRSAAEAILEHKATLGHYEHKVFYIQEFVEKPGRDIRVVATDGDPVAAMTRSSDHWLTNAAKGGEVNEFEVDDEVAELVERASDAVGGGLLGVDLMETGDSYTVHEVNHTVEFKALDSCVDFDVPAAIVDWLETKADRSVEAEA; from the coding sequence ATGCACGTCGGCCTCCTCTACTCCCGGATCAGGCGGGACGAGAAGCTCCTCCTCTCGGAGTTGCGCGATCGCGACCACGAGGTGACGAAGATCGACGTTCGGAAAGAGCGGTTCAACATCAGCGAGCCGCCGGCGGCGTTCGAGGACGTCGACGTCGCGGTCGACCGCTGTCTGGCGACGAGTCGGAGCCGCTACGTGACGCGGTTCCTCGACGCCTACGATGTGCCCGTCGTCAACGGCGCCGACACGGCGGAACTGTGTGCCGACAAGGTGAAAAACAGCCTCGTCCTCGACGCCGCGGGCGTGCCGACGCCGAACACGGACGTCGCTTTCACGACCGACAGCGCCCTCGAATCCATCGAGGACTTTGGCTACCCCTGCGTGCTGAAGCCCGTGATCGGGTCGTGGGGGCGGCTGATGGCCAAGGTGGAGAGCCGGAGCGCGGCCGAAGCGATCTTGGAACACAAAGCGACGCTCGGCCACTACGAGCACAAGGTGTTCTACATCCAGGAGTTCGTCGAGAAGCCGGGGCGGGACATCCGCGTCGTCGCCACCGACGGCGACCCCGTCGCCGCCATGACCCGGAGTTCGGACCACTGGCTCACCAACGCCGCGAAGGGCGGCGAGGTCAACGAGTTCGAGGTCGACGACGAGGTGGCGGAACTCGTGGAACGGGCCTCCGACGCCGTCGGCGGCGGCTTGCTCGGCGTCGACCTCATGGAGACGGGCGACTCCTACACCGTCCACGAGGTGAACCACACGGTCGAGTTCAAGGCGCTCGACTCCTGTGTCGACTTCGACGTGCCCGCGGCCATCGTCGACTGGCTCGAAACAAAAGCCGACCGGAGCGTGGAGGCGGAGGCGTGA
- the argC gene encoding N-acetyl-gamma-glutamyl-phosphate reductase — protein sequence MSYTASVVGGSGFAGGELLRLLDGHPEFEVVQATSRSYERKTVGHQHPNLRGMDLRFSSPGDLESVDVLFAATPHGVSMERIDDFRDAADTVVDLSADFRLSTEGQYDEWYDGHDRPDLLADAEYALPEINRENLAGADLIASGGCNATATILGLKPLFDAGVLSGDEDVVVDVKVGSSEGGAGGGAASSHPERSGIVRPYAPTGHRHEAEIEEFLGLSVSFTVHAVDMTRGAAATCHVFPDDPVTKKEMWSAYRGSYGDEPFVRTVAGGGGVYRYPEPKAVAGTNNAEVGFEIDPGNERLVVFSAIDNMMKGSAGQAVHAANVALGIEETAGLEFQGLHPVGAP from the coding sequence GTGAGTTACACGGCGAGCGTCGTCGGCGGCAGCGGCTTCGCCGGCGGCGAGCTCCTCCGTCTACTCGACGGCCACCCCGAGTTCGAAGTGGTCCAGGCGACGAGTCGGAGTTACGAACGCAAGACGGTCGGCCACCAGCACCCCAACCTCCGGGGGATGGACCTCCGATTCAGTTCTCCGGGGGACCTGGAGTCGGTCGACGTTCTCTTCGCGGCGACGCCCCACGGCGTCTCGATGGAGCGCATCGACGACTTCCGGGACGCCGCGGACACGGTCGTCGACCTGAGCGCTGACTTCCGGCTCTCGACCGAGGGGCAGTACGACGAGTGGTACGACGGCCACGACCGGCCGGACCTGCTCGCGGACGCGGAGTACGCCCTGCCGGAGATCAACCGCGAGAACCTCGCCGGGGCCGACCTGATCGCCTCGGGTGGCTGCAACGCGACGGCGACCATCCTGGGACTCAAGCCCCTCTTCGACGCGGGGGTCCTCTCGGGCGACGAGGATGTCGTCGTCGACGTGAAGGTCGGCTCCTCCGAAGGGGGCGCGGGCGGGGGCGCGGCCTCCTCGCATCCCGAGCGGTCGGGGATCGTCCGTCCCTACGCCCCGACGGGGCACCGCCACGAGGCCGAGATCGAGGAGTTCCTCGGGCTCTCCGTGTCGTTCACCGTCCACGCGGTCGACATGACCCGCGGCGCGGCCGCCACCTGTCACGTCTTCCCCGACGACCCGGTGACGAAAAAGGAGATGTGGAGCGCCTACCGCGGGAGTTACGGCGACGAGCCGTTCGTCCGAACCGTCGCCGGCGGGGGAGGCGTCTACCGCTACCCCGAGCCGAAGGCGGTCGCCGGCACCAACAACGCCGAGGTCGGCTTCGAGATCGACCCCGGAAACGAGCGGCTCGTGGTGTTCTCGGCTATCGACAACATGATGAAGGGATCGGCGGGGCAGGCGGTCCACGCCGCCAACGTCGCCCTCGGCATCGAGGAGACCGCAGGCTTGGAGTTCCAGGGGCTCCACCCCGTGGGCGCGCCATGA
- the argF gene encoding ornithine carbamoyltransferase, which yields MSVETTDLLDVDDLTATELETVLDRAAAIKAGEDDTDLPRRTLAMVFEKPSTRTRTSFETAMTRLGGHAIFLGPNDIHLGRGEPIKDTARALSGYADAIMARLFDHSEAEELAAYADVPVINGLTDDAHPCQTLADLLTVREAFGGFDDVTVAWIGDGNNVAQSFVLGAALAGLDCTVTTPPAYGVDRDVLDRAAELGRAPTLVDDPDRAAADADVVYTDVWVSMGEEEVREEKLAAFDGYQVNADRLADSDAKVMHCLPAHRGEEISDAVIESDRALIWQQAENRLHAQTGLLVELLA from the coding sequence ATGAGCGTCGAGACGACCGACCTGCTGGACGTCGACGACCTCACGGCCACGGAACTGGAGACGGTGCTCGACCGCGCGGCCGCGATCAAGGCCGGTGAGGACGACACCGACCTCCCCCGACGGACGCTGGCGATGGTGTTCGAGAAGCCGAGTACGCGCACGCGAACCTCCTTCGAGACGGCGATGACGCGTCTGGGCGGCCACGCCATCTTCCTCGGCCCGAACGACATCCACCTCGGCCGGGGCGAACCGATCAAGGACACCGCCCGCGCGCTCTCGGGGTACGCCGACGCCATCATGGCGCGGCTGTTCGACCACTCGGAGGCCGAGGAACTGGCCGCCTACGCCGACGTGCCGGTGATCAACGGGTTGACCGACGACGCCCACCCCTGTCAGACGCTCGCCGACCTGCTGACGGTCCGGGAGGCGTTCGGCGGGTTCGACGACGTGACCGTCGCGTGGATCGGCGACGGCAACAACGTCGCACAGTCGTTCGTCCTCGGCGCGGCGCTCGCGGGCCTCGACTGCACCGTGACGACGCCCCCGGCGTACGGCGTCGACCGAGACGTCCTGGATCGGGCGGCCGAACTGGGACGGGCTCCGACGCTCGTCGACGACCCGGACCGGGCGGCCGCCGACGCCGACGTCGTCTACACGGACGTGTGGGTGTCGATGGGCGAGGAAGAGGTTCGCGAGGAGAAACTGGCGGCGTTCGACGGCTACCAAGTGAACGCCGACCGTCTCGCGGACAGCGACGCGAAGGTGATGCACTGTCTACCCGCCCACCGCGGCGAGGAGATCTCCGACGCCGTGATCGAGAGCGACCGGGCGCTGATCTGGCAGCAAGCCGAGAACCGCCTGCACGCACAGACCGGCCTGCTGGTCGAACTGCTCGCGTGA